The Drosophila innubila isolate TH190305 chromosome 3R unlocalized genomic scaffold, UK_Dinn_1.0 2_E_3R, whole genome shotgun sequence genome has a segment encoding these proteins:
- the LOC117791053 gene encoding GPI transamidase component PIG-S-like isoform X2 has protein sequence MEETSPLKAKRKDKTEDKYRIAATIAFIVVIVVIGVPMWWKTTTVYRVSLPSSNILRLSEQPIRAAVQVGIYTQQPSRGQLLISELQTAFKDSDIWIVEFKLFTNFAKANEAHTPDALEKLLLQAHPQSVGDFMFIEWPKLEDELLLTTERSALMRSDVSSSKLTQLLHSKILQTYRINQILTTDERLGVKSEAPQPAYDVIVSVLNPKPKLTHAQWNVALAAQTYIEPFLAQISDISNYTVRTQWKYRVSIEADLKQVRDQSKLGRHYALQESALPHLLTSIAQNLSASITDKPVINLVVYIPPCNTAPLHIYNNGNEMLTRNGVDAFISPPWGGFIIANPPEHVCLAHLNDEPPQAYYVNTNDNMQVMLDQLHKLLDISSEVQIAGVKAVDIEQLAPRRWEYESYIRRSAIRHIATASSTLESLIKLLDQISYIVIDDKVGTAITNSYGDILAAKVALLEHRLLDASALAKRAFVASERGFFDASLLAQLYFPDEQKYAIYIPLFLPVMVPVLSSFNMLRKLLQRRRKEKQQ, from the exons TTCATTGTGGTCATCGTTGTGATTGGTGTGCCCATGTGGTGGAAGACTACGACTGTCTACAG AGTGAGTCTGCCTTCCTCGAACATTTTGCGACTGAGCGAACAACCTATTAGAGCCGCTGTCCAGGTGGGCATTTACACTCAGCAGCCAAGTCGCGGTCAGTTGCTCATCAGCGAGCTGCAAACTGCATTCAAGGATAGTG ATATCTGGATAGTTGAGTTCAAACTCTTTACCAACTTTGCCAAGGCTAATGAGGCTCATACGCCGGATGCTTTAGAgaagctgctgttgcaggCTCATCCTCAAAGTGTTGGTGATTTTATGTTCATTGAATGGCCCAAGTTGGAGGATGAGCTGCTGCTCACCACGGAGCGCTCAGCCTTAATGAGAAGCGATGTCT CTTCCAGTAAACTGACGCAACTGTTGCACTCGAAGATATTGCAAACGTACCGCATCAATCAAATACTGACCACAGATGAGCGATTGGGCGTCAAGTCGGAGGCACCACAGCCCGCCTACGATGTGATTGTGTCCGTGTTGAATCCCAAACCAAAATTGACACACGCACAATGGAATGTTGCATTGGCGGCACAGA CATACATTGAACCATTTCTGGCGCAGATTTCGGACATATCCAACTACACGGTGCGCACACAGTGGAAATATCGTGTATCTATTGAAGCCGATCTCAAGCAGGTGCGGGATCAGAGCAAACTGGGACGTCACTATGCGCTACAGGAGTCGGCACTTCCACATCTACTCACCTCAATTGCTCAAAATCTAAGTGCAAGCATTACGGATAAACCTGTCATCAATTTGGTTGTTTATATTCCTCCCTGTAATACTGCTCCCTTGCACATttacaacaacggcaacgagATGTTGACACGAAATGGCGTTGATGCCTTTATTTCGCCACCTTGGGGCGGTTTCATCATCGCCAATCCCCCAGAGCACGTGTGTTTAGCACATCTTAATGATGAGCCACCGCAGGCATATTATGTCAACACCAATGACAACATGCAGGTGATGTTGGATCAACTCCACAAGCTGCTGGACATAAGTAGTGAGGTGCAAATTGCGGGTGTAAAAGCTGTAGATATTGAGCAATTGGCGCCACGTCGCTGGGAATATGAATCCTATATTCGACGCAGTGCGATTCGTCACATTGCCACGGCCAGCAGCACATTGGAGAGTCTCATCAAGCTGCTGG ATCAAATCAGTTACATTGTGATTGACGATAAGGTAGGCACCGCTATAACCAATTCCTATGGTGACATCTTGGCCGCCAAGGTCGCTCTGCTTGAACATCGTCTGCTGGACGCTTCAGCGTTGGCCAAACGCGCTTTTGTAGCCTCGGAGCGTGGTTTCTTTGATGCCAGCCTATTGGCTCAACTTTACTTTCCCGATGAGCAGAAATATGCCATATATATACCACTCTTCCTGCCCGTTATGGTGCCCGTGCTTAGCTCGTTCAACATGCTGCGCAAGTTGTTGCAGCGCAGGCGGAAGGAGAAACAGCAATAA